A single Cucumis melo cultivar AY chromosome 4, USDA_Cmelo_AY_1.0, whole genome shotgun sequence DNA region contains:
- the LOC103503725 gene encoding BURP domain protein RD22 isoform X1, with the protein MESRFSLLLLLLISLGIVCSYAADDDIDISPEQYWESALPNTPMPKVITHLLGLDFLEGKSTSVNVGKGGVNVNTGKGKPKGTSVNVGKGGVNVNTPKPKQGGTSVNVGKGGVNVNTPKPKQGGTSVNVGKGGVNVHTGRKGKPVYVGVKPGYSPFNYVYAATETQVHDDPNTALFFLEKDLNPNSKFTLHFPKQTTTTTTKFLPRRVAKSLPFSSQKLPQILTHFSIPPASLEAESIRNTIDQCEAPGIVGEDKFCATSLESMVDFSTSKLGKKVTLVSTEIEKDTDLQAFTVVNLTKKSSGVTDSAVVCHKLSYPYAVFYCHYTQHTRVYKVSLLGVDGTKADVAAACHTDTSAWNPKHLAFQVLKVKPGTVPVCHFLPQDHVVWVSKY; encoded by the exons ATGGAGTCTCGTTTTTCACTCCTACTTCTCCTACTGATCTCC CTTGGGATTGTTTGTAGTTATGCTGCCGATGATGATATTGATATCTCGCCTGAACAGTATTGGGAATCTGCCTTGCCAAACACTCCTATGCCCAAAGTTATTACACATCTCCTCGGTTTGG ACTTTCTAGAAGGGAAAAGCACTTCAGTGAATGTTGGTAAAGGGGGCGTAAACGTCAACACCGGAAAAGGCAAGCCTAAAGGCACCTCCGTTAACGTCGGGAAAGGCGGAGTGAACGTCAACACTCCAAAACCAAAGCAAGGAGGCACTTCCGTTAACGTCGGAAAAGGCGGAGTAAACGTCAACACTCCAAAACCAAAGCAAGGAGGCACTTCCGTTAACGTCGGTAAAGGAGGCGTTAACGTCCACACCGGTCGTAAAGGTAAACCGGTTTATGTTGGAGTTAAACCGGGCTACAGTCCTTTTAATTACGTATACGCAGCCACAGAAACCCAAGTCCATGATGACCCAAATACAGCCCTTTTCTTTCTTGAAAAAGATCTCAACCCTAATTCTAAATTCACCCTTCATTTCCCTAAACAAACAACAACCACCACCACTAAGTTCTTGCCACGTCGGGTTGCCAAATCACTCCCTTTCTCTTCCCAAAAACTGCCCCAAATCCTCACCCACTTCTCCATTCCTCCCGCGAGTCTCGAGGCCGAGTCGATTCGAAACACGATTGACCAATGCGAAGCACCTGGTATTGTCGGTGAAGATAAGTTCTGCGCTACGTCATTAGAATCCATGGTGGATTTTAGTACTTCTAAGTTGGGAAAGAAAGTGACGTTGGTCTCGACAGAAATCGAGAAAGATACAGATTTACAAGCGTTTACTGTTGTAAATTTGACGAAGAAATCATCAGGAGTGACAGACTCTGCGGTTGTGTGTCATAAGTTGAGTTATCCATATGCAGTGTTCTATTGTCATTACACACAACATACGCGTGTTTACAAGGTTAGTTTGTTGGGTGTTGATGGAACTAAAGCTGATGTGGCAGCCGCATGTCACACCGACACGTCGGCTTGGAATCCAAAGCATTTGGCTTTTCAGGTGTTGAAGGTGAAGCCAGGGACAGTTCCGGTTTGCCATTTCCTTCCACAAGACCATGTTGTATGGGTTTCAAAATACTAG
- the LOC103503725 gene encoding BURP domain protein RD22 isoform X2, giving the protein MLPMMILISRLNSIGNLPCQTLLCPKLLHISSVWVDFLEGKSTSVNVGKGGVNVNTGKGKPKGTSVNVGKGGVNVNTPKPKQGGTSVNVGKGGVNVNTPKPKQGGTSVNVGKGGVNVHTGRKGKPVYVGVKPGYSPFNYVYAATETQVHDDPNTALFFLEKDLNPNSKFTLHFPKQTTTTTTKFLPRRVAKSLPFSSQKLPQILTHFSIPPASLEAESIRNTIDQCEAPGIVGEDKFCATSLESMVDFSTSKLGKKVTLVSTEIEKDTDLQAFTVVNLTKKSSGVTDSAVVCHKLSYPYAVFYCHYTQHTRVYKVSLLGVDGTKADVAAACHTDTSAWNPKHLAFQVLKVKPGTVPVCHFLPQDHVVWVSKY; this is encoded by the exons ATGCTGCCGATGATGATATTGATATCTCGCCTGAACAGTATTGGGAATCTGCCTTGCCAAACACTCCTATGCCCAAAGTTATTACACATCTCCTCGGTTTGGGTTG ACTTTCTAGAAGGGAAAAGCACTTCAGTGAATGTTGGTAAAGGGGGCGTAAACGTCAACACCGGAAAAGGCAAGCCTAAAGGCACCTCCGTTAACGTCGGGAAAGGCGGAGTGAACGTCAACACTCCAAAACCAAAGCAAGGAGGCACTTCCGTTAACGTCGGAAAAGGCGGAGTAAACGTCAACACTCCAAAACCAAAGCAAGGAGGCACTTCCGTTAACGTCGGTAAAGGAGGCGTTAACGTCCACACCGGTCGTAAAGGTAAACCGGTTTATGTTGGAGTTAAACCGGGCTACAGTCCTTTTAATTACGTATACGCAGCCACAGAAACCCAAGTCCATGATGACCCAAATACAGCCCTTTTCTTTCTTGAAAAAGATCTCAACCCTAATTCTAAATTCACCCTTCATTTCCCTAAACAAACAACAACCACCACCACTAAGTTCTTGCCACGTCGGGTTGCCAAATCACTCCCTTTCTCTTCCCAAAAACTGCCCCAAATCCTCACCCACTTCTCCATTCCTCCCGCGAGTCTCGAGGCCGAGTCGATTCGAAACACGATTGACCAATGCGAAGCACCTGGTATTGTCGGTGAAGATAAGTTCTGCGCTACGTCATTAGAATCCATGGTGGATTTTAGTACTTCTAAGTTGGGAAAGAAAGTGACGTTGGTCTCGACAGAAATCGAGAAAGATACAGATTTACAAGCGTTTACTGTTGTAAATTTGACGAAGAAATCATCAGGAGTGACAGACTCTGCGGTTGTGTGTCATAAGTTGAGTTATCCATATGCAGTGTTCTATTGTCATTACACACAACATACGCGTGTTTACAAGGTTAGTTTGTTGGGTGTTGATGGAACTAAAGCTGATGTGGCAGCCGCATGTCACACCGACACGTCGGCTTGGAATCCAAAGCATTTGGCTTTTCAGGTGTTGAAGGTGAAGCCAGGGACAGTTCCGGTTTGCCATTTCCTTCCACAAGACCATGTTGTATGGGTTTCAAAATACTAG
- the LOC103503724 gene encoding protein ANTI-SILENCING 1, which translates to MVETEQVENVEFQWGKKKGIGGKKKDVTFYESFTYDGVEYFLYDSVYLYKEGEPEPYIGKLLKIWQNPDKTKKVKILWFFRSCEILNYLGGVDTRENELFLASGDGIGLANVNSLEVLAGKCNVLCISNDSRNPQPSDEALKKADFVFCRTFDVGKQEVCSEICDKIAGVEVKLLLNKADTSKDVKRTDKDGKDASGIAIVKTELEDPSGRDISNGKLTVTTNDSSLEKATKENVDLKGSIEKSSNEEKSSAHAIEAGIGMGKTSSISKHENILGDKVPPRIKIDSNEKPGNAKDVEGRVKSPRESAEVEHRPVKKAKLDSSVQLSPGMTKNDIEKLGIDHNNGDTLASSPKVLVSEDASRAKNVKDSRETKDSFLKKPKLDEKPTKVSNGKNLKPSSLIDGEVVEVTRRPDADRSRWFKGLPWEERIKDAHEQGTLVLIQNLDPSYTSGEVEDIVWHAFNESCTAKMIQRTATSMPHIGQAYVVFKTKEAAEKVVRKLHEGCLLLADGSVLVGSFETPHLSSKKQTFFGHHCIDKLRHQMQREMKEAVSTSHCSQPNTIEYDMAMEWCLLQERSELVCKQLFKQQEEELRKLKSKLKSR; encoded by the exons ATGGTAGAAACAGAGCAAGTGGAGAACGTTGAATTTCAATGGGGCAAAAAGAAAGGAATTGGTGGGAAGAAAAAGGACGTGACCTTTTATGAGTCTTTTACATACGATGGTGTAGAATATTTTCTCTACGACTCTGTCTACCTATATAAGGAAGGTGAACCAGAGCCTTACATTGGTAAACTTCTTAAAATCTGGCAGAATCCTGATAAGACAAAGAAAGTAAAAATTCTTTGGTTTTTTCGATCTTGTgagattcttaattatcttGGAGGTGTAGACACACGGGAGAATGAATTATTTTTGGCATCCGGCGATGGTATTGGTCTTGCCAATGTTAATTCTCTG GAAGTACTTGCTGGAAAGTGCAATGTTCTCTGCATTTCAAATGACAGCAGAAATCCGCAACCTTCGGATGAAGCACTCAAAAAGGCCGATTTTGTATTTTGTCGTACATTTGATGTTGGAAAACAAGAGGTCTGCAGTGAGATATGTGATAAAATTGCTGGAGTGGAAG TTAAACTTTTACTTAATAAAGCAGATACGTCAAAAGATGTTAAGAGGACCGATAAGGATGGGAAAGATGCAAGTGGCATTGCAATTGTAAAGACTGAATTAGAAGATCCTTCTGGAAGGGACATTTCTAATGGAAAATTGACTGTGACGACTAATGACAGCTCTCTTGAGAAGGCCACAAAGGAAAATGTTGATTTGAAGGGGTCTATAGAGAAATCCTCCAATGAGGAGAAGTCGAGTGCACATGCAATCGAAGCAGGAATTGGAATGGGTAAAACTAGTAGTATTAGTAAACATGAAAACATCTTAGGTGATAAGGTCCCTCCAAGGATCAAAATTGATTCTAATGAGAAGCCTGGTAACGCTAAGGATGTCGAAGGTAGAGTCAAAAGTCCAAGGGAATCTGCTGAAGTTGAACATAGGCCAGTGAAGAAGGCAAAACTAGACAGCTCTGTTCAGTTATCTCCTGGAATGACCAAGAATGACATTGAAAAGCTTGGTATCGATCACAACAATGGTGACACACTGGCTTCCTCACCTAAAGTTCTTGTTTCTGAAGATGCTTCCAGAGCCAAAAATGTAAAAGATTCTCGTGAAACCAAGGATAGTTTTTTAAAGAAGCCCAAGCTAGATGAGAAGCCAACAAAGGTTTCTAATGGCAAGAACCTAAAGCCCTCTTCCCTAATAGACGGTGAAGTTGTGGAAGTTACTAGAAGGCCAGATGCT GATAGAAGCAGATGGTTCAAGGGACTT CCGTGGGAAGAAAGAATAAAAGATGCACACGAGCAAGGAACACTTGTTCTAATTCAGAATTTGGATCCATCTTACACTTCCGGTGAAGTGGAG GATATTGTCTGGCATGCCTTCAATGAGAGTTGCACAGCTAAGATGATTCAGCGAACTGCAACTTCTATGCCTCACATAG GTCAAGCTTATGTTGTATTCAAAACCAAGGAAGCAGCAGAGAAAGTGGTCAGAAAATTACATGAAGGTTGCTTATTACTTGCAGATGGAAG TGTTCTTGTTGGTAGCTTTGAGACTCCTCATCTTTCGTcaaagaaacaaacattttttGGGCATCACTGTATCGATAAGCTTAGACATCAAATGCAACGTGAGATG AAAGAAGCTGTATCAACTTCGCATTGTTCTCAGCCAAATACAATAGAATATGACATGGCCATGGAATGGTGTTTACTACAAGAAAGATCAGAACTTGTCTGCAAACAGTTGTTCAAG CAACAAGAAGAGGAGTTGAGAAAACTCAAGAGCAAGCTCAAATCTAGATGA